The following are encoded in a window of Megachile rotundata isolate GNS110a chromosome 2, iyMegRotu1, whole genome shotgun sequence genomic DNA:
- the LOC100877790 gene encoding uncharacterized protein LOC100877790 isoform X3, with product MDKAVLVDEVHGDTIQLKPIKGENLSLSLESEANGAIEEVNNTVEIIADTNNSTIGESKKEVINNDTQIGENQCTQIKEENKENQINDSTETKNECTENTCLDNESTKFSSNIDVIKTEDNKQIIEKHDVCTVLNISTVDDTNAQCQALIKTLSQTFEDKDESSRVADTDADLSTLNDGNSEVMVVTVETTIDDSNETTEENIVLTVHEKDLVVDSNENDTSTDQKETKNTEIINEEFNLIDYAQENDGTIIEVISTEVVDSEVTETCSRQCNREILNHTVSEKDSITSASSEVTKSEILNNVNVDSNEMQKKCNKNNDEINNIKQAEINDKGKTDICDNSYKGNEVIRNKVVIPVQVDNRKEEDISTSEVNKINTSNKRSVIQDIFDDWRDENVEDDNQSASKMQDTVEIELKSLLNDTKTIQTIEEDTVVLVEEEITCLKEEFGTDTKKVVQVIKENKDIQVSKEQIGNNKTVNKQHIQSSVKPSHKDQVNLPVLQNSEHALKDVTHDSIACNQTSSSQTQITPSVSRGRNLTSQIASPAEVTEALKERLREKQKIVEAPPGPDIFFVKKLTQRLSSKLAGSPTSSLPALIPLPQSTTQSSTHCEKKSIDNIGVTINKESSSDNKELLAILEGDVDPDWSNLKPPTLTEEGKHPMNIEQTGHNTPPKLDPLVERELALKQLLELPVTPVKRSTARKKKTLKPTPTNEISKDVGVKSVSDVKKQIVNIDLIDETTESSSKDTKPESDTSSASVEQHALEKNAEVNTSDVRLDESRSGRKRKLTEKAREHEQQQNIVKRQKINKNKSLLNKKQIQEKPSQITTDIGLFENYASEESVLPVNNVNDDDVDITITKVVTAKQVTDNKVDSTLNKSENILLKRPKQNLSKKESQSITTRNMVVKKILRQNMTSNKKAITLKTKLNVPSKKSGSKLVSKSKRVTENSPGETKPKKKIINEIDRLLQDEGVVNLLYDVEQPDKKRLIPITKSQAKVMDIQKVQRELKIRKKLVRNAVLRLRTSAAGVSKVSSRSKRTSVYLNDMHVDKKIGDQVMSVKSISEPSQEFILPAKIRNAADASVIIRRHSSSSFSSASGSPRVSTDSLEKSEGVKVDEGGPHSLRSAKRRHSQDDKINIKKIKKRVSSKTDTEIVTDTEDKTSIPVRLNKKSDSKKTDKSSKHPEITIINETNSGLGKVITRSNGAATGKVTSKTKKTTKNKVTFAKTSEQDNDEGLSKKEDELSACLAEAANALAVVSAGGRSGNSTANRKSKVNASITKTVESDNKTKMETRSQFSNKEINVRRHGNLVQLILTPSSSTKIRNALTLQVMQEFRETLSILKKDDDCRVVLLTSTGSSFCEGLELSTLLHANKEERRIRAQELADAVKDFIKTLASFNKPIVAGIQGAAIGLGVTMLPLFDLVIASDKATFSTPYGKLGQIAEGAAVYTLSHILGSAITSELLLGGRTLTASEALRAGLVTRVLWPDRFQVELLPTLKLMSEQSSQSMEATKTLLRHGLRKKLDAALESETYLLIQHWCSIECQTAIKAYIDGKVL from the exons ATGGACAAGGCAGTCCTGGTTG ATGAAGTACACGGTGATACTATACAATTGAAACCAATAAAAGGAGAAAATTTATCTTTGTCGTTAGAATCGGAAGCAAATg GTGCAATCGAAGAAGTTAACAACACTGTTGAAATAATAGCGGACACGAATAATTCTACTATTGGTGAATCTAAAAAAGAGGTAATAAATAATGATACGCAAATTGGTGAAAATCAGTGTACACAGATCAAGGAGGAAAATAAAGAGAACCAAATAAATGATTCGACCGAAACTAAGAACGAATGCACAGAAAATACATGTTTGGATAACGAAAGTACAAAATTTTCGAGTAATATCGATGTAATTAAAACGGAagataataaacaaattattgaaaaacaTGATGTTTGTACAGTGTTAAACATAAGTACAGTCGATGATACTAATGCTCAGTGTCAAGCATTAATTAAGACACTAAGTCAAACTTTTGAAGACAAAGACGAATCTTCGCGCGTTGCTGACACAGATGCAGATTTATCTACTTTGAACGATGGTAATTCAGAAGTTATGGTAGTGACTGTGGAAACTACCATCGACGATTCTAATGAAACAACagaagaaaatattgttctaacGGTACACGAAAAGGACCTAGTAGTAGATTCCAATGAAAATGATACTTCAACGGatcaaaaagaaacaaaaaacactgaaattataaacgaagaatttaatttgataGACTATGCTCAAGAAAACGATGGAACTATAATAGAAGTGATTTCTACGGAGGTTGTAGATTCAGAAGTAACTGAAACGTGTAGTCGACAATGCAATAGAGAAATCTTGAACCATACTGTTTCCGAGAAAGATTCTATAACTTCTGCCAGTTCGGAAGTAACAAAGTCAGAAATTCTGAATAACGTTAATGTGGATAGCAATGAAATGCAAAAAAAATGCAACAAAAATAACGatgaaataaataacataaaacaAGCAGAGATAAACGATAAAGGCAAGACTGACATATGTGATAATTCGTATAAAGGTAATGAAGTTATTCGTAATAAAGTTGTCATACCTGTACAAGTAGATAATCGAAAAGAGGAAGATATATCTACCAGCGaagtaaacaaaattaatacatcTAACAAAAGAAGCGTGATTCAAGATATTTTTGATGACTGGCGCGATGAAAATGTGGAAGACGATAATCAGTCAGCTTCTAAAATGCAAGACACTGtagaaattgaattaaaaagtttattaaACGATACAAAAACAATACAGACAATAGAAGAGGATACTGTTGTACTAGTCGAAGAAGAGATCACGTGTTTAAAAGAAGAGTTCGGTACGGATACGAAAAAAGTAGTAcaagttattaaagaaaataaagatatACAGGTATCAAAAGAACAAATAGGTAATAATAAAACTGTGAAcaaacaacatattcaaagtaGCGTAAAACCATCGCATAAGGACCAAGTTAATTTACCGGTATTACAAAATTCTGAACACGCTCTAAAGGACGTAACTCATGATTCGATTGCATGTAATCAAACGTCATCGTCACAAACACAAATTACGCCCAGTGTTAGTCGCGGTCGTAATTTAACTAGCCAAATAGCTTCACCAGCCGAGGTAACAGAAGCATTGAAAGAGAGACTTCGTGAGAAACAGAAAATTGTGGAGGCGCCGCCTGGACCTGACATATTTTTTGTGAAGAAACTAACTCAAAGATTATCGAGCAAATTAGCAGGTAGCCCAACAAGTTCTTTACCAGCCCTTATACCATTGCCTCAATCGACTACTCAATCATCTACTCATTGCGAGAAAAAATCAATAGATAATATAGGCGTAACAATTAATAAAGAAAGCAGTTCTGATAATAAAGAACTTTTAGCAATATTGGAAGGTGACGTTGATCCAGATTGGTCAAACTTAAAACCACCGACATTAACCGAAGAGGGAAAACATCCGATGAACATTGAACAAACTGGACATAACACACCGCCAAAACTTGATCCGTTGGTTGAACGAGAATTGGCACTGAAACAACTTTTAGAATTACCTGTTACCCCAGTTAAGAGAAGCACGgcaagaaaaaagaaaacactTAAACCTACACCTACAAACGAAATTTCTAAAGATGTAGGGGTAAAATCTGTATCCGATGTAAAGAAACAAATTGTTAATATTGATTTAATAGACGAAACTACCGAATCATCTTCAAAGGATACAAAACCTGAGTCTGACACCTCCTCTGCGAGCGTTGAACAGCATGCTTTAGAAAAAAATGCAGAAGTAAACACGTCAGATGTGCGACTGGATGAATCAAGATCTGGTAGAAAACGTAAACTTACCGAAAAAGCTAGAGAACATGAACAGCAGCAGAATATTGTAAAACggcaaaaaataaacaaaaataaaagtttgttaaataaaaagcaAATTCAAGAAAAACCATCACAAATTACAACAGACATTGGTTTATTCGAAAATTATGCATCTGAAGAAAGTGTTTTACCGGTCAATAATGTAAACGATGACGATGTTGACATCACAATAACAAAAGTAGTAACAGCGAAACAAGTTACAGATAATAAAGTTGATTCAACGTTGAACAAGTCCGAGAATATACTTTTAAAACGTCCGAAACAAAATCTTAGTAAAAAGGAATCACAATCTATTACTACAAGGAATATGGTAGTTAAAAAGATATTGAGGCAAAATATGACTTCTAATAAAAAAGCTATtactttaaaaacaaaattgaatGTACCGTCGAAAAAGAGTGGATCAAAACTTGTTTCAAAATCAAAACGAGTAACGGAAAACAGCCCCGGAGAAACTAAACCCAAAAAAAAGATCATAAATGAAATAGATAGATTACTGCAGGACGAAGGTGTTGTGAATTTACTATACGACGTGGAACAACCagataaaaaacgattaattcCAATTACTAAGTCTCAAGCGAAAGTTATGGACATACAAAAAGTACAGCGTGAACTTAAGATCAGGAAAAAATTGGTGCGTAATGCCGTTTTAAGATTACGTACTTCGGCAGCAGGTGTATCGAAAGTCTCTTCGAGGTCCAAAAGAACGTCTGTATATTTAAACGATATGCATGTAGATAAGAAAATTGGGGATCAAGTTATGTCTGTAAAATCAATAAGCGAACCATCTCAGGAGTTCATTTTACCTGCAAAAATAAGAAATGCAGCGGATGCATCTGTTATAATTAGAAGACACTCGTCTAGTTCGTTTTCTAGTGCATCTGGAAGTCCTAGAGTTAGCACCGATAGCCTAGAAAAAAGCGAAGGAGTTAAAGTTGACGAAGGTGGACCTCATTCTTTGAGATCTGCAAAGAGAAGGCATTCGCAggatgataaaataaatataaagaaaattaaaaaaagagtttcaTCAAAAACAGATACAGAAATTGTTACAGATACGGAAGACAAAACGTCTATTCCTGTACGCTTGAACAAAAAATCAGACTCGAAAAAAACTGATAAAAGTTCTAAACACCCAgaaattactataataaatgAGACTAATAGTGGTTTAGGCAAAGTTATCACCCGGTCTAATGGTGCAGCTACAGGTAAGGTAACATCTAAAACAAAGAAAACTACAAAAAACAAAGTTACATTTGCTAAAACAAGCGAGCAGGATAACGATGAGGGATTGTCCAAAAAAGAAGATGAACTTTCAGCCTGTCTCGCTGAAGCCGCGAATGCGCTTGCAGTAGTTAGTGCTGGAGGTCGATCTGGAAATTCGACGGCAAACCGTAAAAGCAAAG taAATGCAAGTATTACTAAGACAGTAGAATCggataataaaacaaaaatggaAACTCGTAGTCAGTTCAGTAACAAAGAGATAAACGTACGGCGACACGGTAATCTTGTTCAATTAATACTTACACCGTCATCTTCGACGAAAATAAGGAACGCTCTTACTCTTCAg gtGATGCAAGAGTTTcgtgaaacattatctattttaAAGAAAGATGATGACTGTAGAGTTGTTTTACTAACATCAACAGGCAGCAGTTTTTGCGAAGGTCTTGAACTTTCTACGCTTTTACATGCAAATAAAGAAGAGCGGCGAATTCGTGCCCAAGAATTGGCTGATGCCGTTAA agactttatTAAAACTTTAGCATCATTCAATAAACCCATTGTCGCTGGGATTCAGGGTGCTGCGATTGGACTTGGAGTAACAATGTTACCTTTGTTCGATCTTGTTATAGCTAGCGATAAAGCAACATTTAGTACACCTTATGGAAAATTGGGTCAAATTGCCGAAGGCGCAGCTGTTTACACCCTATCGCATATATTAGGAAGTGCAATT ACGAGCGAATTATTGTTAGGTGGAAGAACTTTAACGGCCAGCGAAGCGTTAAGAGCTGGTCTTGTAACTCGAGTTTTATGGCCAGACAGATTTCAAGTGGAATTATTACCAACTTTAAAACTAATGAGCGAACAATCTTCACAG TCTATGGAAGCTACGAAAACACTACTAAGACATGGTCTGCGAAAAAAATTGGATGCAGCATTGGAATCAGAGACTTATTTACTAATCCAACATTGGTGTTCCATAGAATGTCAAACTGCCATAAAGGCTTATATTGATGGAAAAGTTCTGTGA
- the LOC100877790 gene encoding uncharacterized protein LOC100877790 isoform X1 has translation MDKAVLVDEVHGDTIQLKPIKGENLSLSLESEANGNNIINIPEGQESSLLDCADNTIQNAFPLNACDVKGAIEEVNNTVEIIADTNNSTIGESKKEVINNDTQIGENQCTQIKEENKENQINDSTETKNECTENTCLDNESTKFSSNIDVIKTEDNKQIIEKHDVCTVLNISTVDDTNAQCQALIKTLSQTFEDKDESSRVADTDADLSTLNDGNSEVMVVTVETTIDDSNETTEENIVLTVHEKDLVVDSNENDTSTDQKETKNTEIINEEFNLIDYAQENDGTIIEVISTEVVDSEVTETCSRQCNREILNHTVSEKDSITSASSEVTKSEILNNVNVDSNEMQKKCNKNNDEINNIKQAEINDKGKTDICDNSYKGNEVIRNKVVIPVQVDNRKEEDISTSEVNKINTSNKRSVIQDIFDDWRDENVEDDNQSASKMQDTVEIELKSLLNDTKTIQTIEEDTVVLVEEEITCLKEEFGTDTKKVVQVIKENKDIQVSKEQIGNNKTVNKQHIQSSVKPSHKDQVNLPVLQNSEHALKDVTHDSIACNQTSSSQTQITPSVSRGRNLTSQIASPAEVTEALKERLREKQKIVEAPPGPDIFFVKKLTQRLSSKLAGSPTSSLPALIPLPQSTTQSSTHCEKKSIDNIGVTINKESSSDNKELLAILEGDVDPDWSNLKPPTLTEEGKHPMNIEQTGHNTPPKLDPLVERELALKQLLELPVTPVKRSTARKKKTLKPTPTNEISKDVGVKSVSDVKKQIVNIDLIDETTESSSKDTKPESDTSSASVEQHALEKNAEVNTSDVRLDESRSGRKRKLTEKAREHEQQQNIVKRQKINKNKSLLNKKQIQEKPSQITTDIGLFENYASEESVLPVNNVNDDDVDITITKVVTAKQVTDNKVDSTLNKSENILLKRPKQNLSKKESQSITTRNMVVKKILRQNMTSNKKAITLKTKLNVPSKKSGSKLVSKSKRVTENSPGETKPKKKIINEIDRLLQDEGVVNLLYDVEQPDKKRLIPITKSQAKVMDIQKVQRELKIRKKLVRNAVLRLRTSAAGVSKVSSRSKRTSVYLNDMHVDKKIGDQVMSVKSISEPSQEFILPAKIRNAADASVIIRRHSSSSFSSASGSPRVSTDSLEKSEGVKVDEGGPHSLRSAKRRHSQDDKINIKKIKKRVSSKTDTEIVTDTEDKTSIPVRLNKKSDSKKTDKSSKHPEITIINETNSGLGKVITRSNGAATGKVTSKTKKTTKNKVTFAKTSEQDNDEGLSKKEDELSACLAEAANALAVVSAGGRSGNSTANRKSKVNASITKTVESDNKTKMETRSQFSNKEINVRRHGNLVQLILTPSSSTKIRNALTLQVMQEFRETLSILKKDDDCRVVLLTSTGSSFCEGLELSTLLHANKEERRIRAQELADAVKDFIKTLASFNKPIVAGIQGAAIGLGVTMLPLFDLVIASDKATFSTPYGKLGQIAEGAAVYTLSHILGSAITSELLLGGRTLTASEALRAGLVTRVLWPDRFQVELLPTLKLMSEQSSQSMEATKTLLRHGLRKKLDAALESETYLLIQHWCSIECQTAIKAYIDGKVL, from the exons ATGGACAAGGCAGTCCTGGTTG ATGAAGTACACGGTGATACTATACAATTGAAACCAATAAAAGGAGAAAATTTATCTTTGTCGTTAGAATCGGAAGCAAATggtaacaatataataaatattcctgaagGTCAGGAAAGTAGTCTATTAGATTGTGCAGATAATACAATTCAAAATGCTTTTCCCTTAAATGCATGCGACGTAAAAGGTGCAATCGAAGAAGTTAACAACACTGTTGAAATAATAGCGGACACGAATAATTCTACTATTGGTGAATCTAAAAAAGAGGTAATAAATAATGATACGCAAATTGGTGAAAATCAGTGTACACAGATCAAGGAGGAAAATAAAGAGAACCAAATAAATGATTCGACCGAAACTAAGAACGAATGCACAGAAAATACATGTTTGGATAACGAAAGTACAAAATTTTCGAGTAATATCGATGTAATTAAAACGGAagataataaacaaattattgaaaaacaTGATGTTTGTACAGTGTTAAACATAAGTACAGTCGATGATACTAATGCTCAGTGTCAAGCATTAATTAAGACACTAAGTCAAACTTTTGAAGACAAAGACGAATCTTCGCGCGTTGCTGACACAGATGCAGATTTATCTACTTTGAACGATGGTAATTCAGAAGTTATGGTAGTGACTGTGGAAACTACCATCGACGATTCTAATGAAACAACagaagaaaatattgttctaacGGTACACGAAAAGGACCTAGTAGTAGATTCCAATGAAAATGATACTTCAACGGatcaaaaagaaacaaaaaacactgaaattataaacgaagaatttaatttgataGACTATGCTCAAGAAAACGATGGAACTATAATAGAAGTGATTTCTACGGAGGTTGTAGATTCAGAAGTAACTGAAACGTGTAGTCGACAATGCAATAGAGAAATCTTGAACCATACTGTTTCCGAGAAAGATTCTATAACTTCTGCCAGTTCGGAAGTAACAAAGTCAGAAATTCTGAATAACGTTAATGTGGATAGCAATGAAATGCAAAAAAAATGCAACAAAAATAACGatgaaataaataacataaaacaAGCAGAGATAAACGATAAAGGCAAGACTGACATATGTGATAATTCGTATAAAGGTAATGAAGTTATTCGTAATAAAGTTGTCATACCTGTACAAGTAGATAATCGAAAAGAGGAAGATATATCTACCAGCGaagtaaacaaaattaatacatcTAACAAAAGAAGCGTGATTCAAGATATTTTTGATGACTGGCGCGATGAAAATGTGGAAGACGATAATCAGTCAGCTTCTAAAATGCAAGACACTGtagaaattgaattaaaaagtttattaaACGATACAAAAACAATACAGACAATAGAAGAGGATACTGTTGTACTAGTCGAAGAAGAGATCACGTGTTTAAAAGAAGAGTTCGGTACGGATACGAAAAAAGTAGTAcaagttattaaagaaaataaagatatACAGGTATCAAAAGAACAAATAGGTAATAATAAAACTGTGAAcaaacaacatattcaaagtaGCGTAAAACCATCGCATAAGGACCAAGTTAATTTACCGGTATTACAAAATTCTGAACACGCTCTAAAGGACGTAACTCATGATTCGATTGCATGTAATCAAACGTCATCGTCACAAACACAAATTACGCCCAGTGTTAGTCGCGGTCGTAATTTAACTAGCCAAATAGCTTCACCAGCCGAGGTAACAGAAGCATTGAAAGAGAGACTTCGTGAGAAACAGAAAATTGTGGAGGCGCCGCCTGGACCTGACATATTTTTTGTGAAGAAACTAACTCAAAGATTATCGAGCAAATTAGCAGGTAGCCCAACAAGTTCTTTACCAGCCCTTATACCATTGCCTCAATCGACTACTCAATCATCTACTCATTGCGAGAAAAAATCAATAGATAATATAGGCGTAACAATTAATAAAGAAAGCAGTTCTGATAATAAAGAACTTTTAGCAATATTGGAAGGTGACGTTGATCCAGATTGGTCAAACTTAAAACCACCGACATTAACCGAAGAGGGAAAACATCCGATGAACATTGAACAAACTGGACATAACACACCGCCAAAACTTGATCCGTTGGTTGAACGAGAATTGGCACTGAAACAACTTTTAGAATTACCTGTTACCCCAGTTAAGAGAAGCACGgcaagaaaaaagaaaacactTAAACCTACACCTACAAACGAAATTTCTAAAGATGTAGGGGTAAAATCTGTATCCGATGTAAAGAAACAAATTGTTAATATTGATTTAATAGACGAAACTACCGAATCATCTTCAAAGGATACAAAACCTGAGTCTGACACCTCCTCTGCGAGCGTTGAACAGCATGCTTTAGAAAAAAATGCAGAAGTAAACACGTCAGATGTGCGACTGGATGAATCAAGATCTGGTAGAAAACGTAAACTTACCGAAAAAGCTAGAGAACATGAACAGCAGCAGAATATTGTAAAACggcaaaaaataaacaaaaataaaagtttgttaaataaaaagcaAATTCAAGAAAAACCATCACAAATTACAACAGACATTGGTTTATTCGAAAATTATGCATCTGAAGAAAGTGTTTTACCGGTCAATAATGTAAACGATGACGATGTTGACATCACAATAACAAAAGTAGTAACAGCGAAACAAGTTACAGATAATAAAGTTGATTCAACGTTGAACAAGTCCGAGAATATACTTTTAAAACGTCCGAAACAAAATCTTAGTAAAAAGGAATCACAATCTATTACTACAAGGAATATGGTAGTTAAAAAGATATTGAGGCAAAATATGACTTCTAATAAAAAAGCTATtactttaaaaacaaaattgaatGTACCGTCGAAAAAGAGTGGATCAAAACTTGTTTCAAAATCAAAACGAGTAACGGAAAACAGCCCCGGAGAAACTAAACCCAAAAAAAAGATCATAAATGAAATAGATAGATTACTGCAGGACGAAGGTGTTGTGAATTTACTATACGACGTGGAACAACCagataaaaaacgattaattcCAATTACTAAGTCTCAAGCGAAAGTTATGGACATACAAAAAGTACAGCGTGAACTTAAGATCAGGAAAAAATTGGTGCGTAATGCCGTTTTAAGATTACGTACTTCGGCAGCAGGTGTATCGAAAGTCTCTTCGAGGTCCAAAAGAACGTCTGTATATTTAAACGATATGCATGTAGATAAGAAAATTGGGGATCAAGTTATGTCTGTAAAATCAATAAGCGAACCATCTCAGGAGTTCATTTTACCTGCAAAAATAAGAAATGCAGCGGATGCATCTGTTATAATTAGAAGACACTCGTCTAGTTCGTTTTCTAGTGCATCTGGAAGTCCTAGAGTTAGCACCGATAGCCTAGAAAAAAGCGAAGGAGTTAAAGTTGACGAAGGTGGACCTCATTCTTTGAGATCTGCAAAGAGAAGGCATTCGCAggatgataaaataaatataaagaaaattaaaaaaagagtttcaTCAAAAACAGATACAGAAATTGTTACAGATACGGAAGACAAAACGTCTATTCCTGTACGCTTGAACAAAAAATCAGACTCGAAAAAAACTGATAAAAGTTCTAAACACCCAgaaattactataataaatgAGACTAATAGTGGTTTAGGCAAAGTTATCACCCGGTCTAATGGTGCAGCTACAGGTAAGGTAACATCTAAAACAAAGAAAACTACAAAAAACAAAGTTACATTTGCTAAAACAAGCGAGCAGGATAACGATGAGGGATTGTCCAAAAAAGAAGATGAACTTTCAGCCTGTCTCGCTGAAGCCGCGAATGCGCTTGCAGTAGTTAGTGCTGGAGGTCGATCTGGAAATTCGACGGCAAACCGTAAAAGCAAAG taAATGCAAGTATTACTAAGACAGTAGAATCggataataaaacaaaaatggaAACTCGTAGTCAGTTCAGTAACAAAGAGATAAACGTACGGCGACACGGTAATCTTGTTCAATTAATACTTACACCGTCATCTTCGACGAAAATAAGGAACGCTCTTACTCTTCAg gtGATGCAAGAGTTTcgtgaaacattatctattttaAAGAAAGATGATGACTGTAGAGTTGTTTTACTAACATCAACAGGCAGCAGTTTTTGCGAAGGTCTTGAACTTTCTACGCTTTTACATGCAAATAAAGAAGAGCGGCGAATTCGTGCCCAAGAATTGGCTGATGCCGTTAA agactttatTAAAACTTTAGCATCATTCAATAAACCCATTGTCGCTGGGATTCAGGGTGCTGCGATTGGACTTGGAGTAACAATGTTACCTTTGTTCGATCTTGTTATAGCTAGCGATAAAGCAACATTTAGTACACCTTATGGAAAATTGGGTCAAATTGCCGAAGGCGCAGCTGTTTACACCCTATCGCATATATTAGGAAGTGCAATT ACGAGCGAATTATTGTTAGGTGGAAGAACTTTAACGGCCAGCGAAGCGTTAAGAGCTGGTCTTGTAACTCGAGTTTTATGGCCAGACAGATTTCAAGTGGAATTATTACCAACTTTAAAACTAATGAGCGAACAATCTTCACAG TCTATGGAAGCTACGAAAACACTACTAAGACATGGTCTGCGAAAAAAATTGGATGCAGCATTGGAATCAGAGACTTATTTACTAATCCAACATTGGTGTTCCATAGAATGTCAAACTGCCATAAAGGCTTATATTGATGGAAAAGTTCTGTGA